A single region of the Cucumis melo cultivar AY chromosome 3, USDA_Cmelo_AY_1.0, whole genome shotgun sequence genome encodes:
- the LOC103488372 gene encoding L-ascorbate oxidase homolog encodes MGSSLLFLFISFFAIVGAEDPYRFFDWNVTYGTIYPLGLPQQGILINGQFPGPDIHSVTNDNIIINVFNSLDEPFLLSWNGIQQRRNSYEDGVYGTTCPIPPGKNFTYILQMKDQIGSFYYFPSLGFHKAAGGFGGIRILSRPRIPVPFPDPAGDYTVLIGDWYQANHTTLRAQLDNGSMLPLPDGILINGRGPNRTASINVEQGKTYRLRISNVGLQSSLNFRIQGHRMKVVEVEGTHTLQTEFSSLDVHVGQSYSVLVTADQPAQDFYIVVSSRFTTPILTTTAILRYANSAGSVQGPPPGGPTIQIDWSLNQARAIRTNLTASGPRPNPQGSYHYGMINTTRTIVLSNSAGIVNGKQRYAVNSVSFIPADTPLKVADFFKIGGVFRVGSISDWPNGGGIYQDTSVMGADYRAFVEIVFQNNEDLIQSWHFDGYSFFVVGMDGGQWTSNSRNQYNLRDAIARCTVQVYPKSWSAIYVALDNVGMWNIRSEFWARQYLGQQFYLRVYTPSTSLRDEYPIPKNALLCGRATGRRTRPL; translated from the exons ATGGGATCCTCtctcctcttcctcttcattTCCTTCTTTGCCATTGTCGGAGCTGAGGATCCTTACCGCTTCTTCGACTGGAATGTCACTTACGGCACTATTTACCCCCTCGGCCTCCCCCAGCAG gGCATTTTGATTAATGGCCAATTTCCTGGCCCCGATATTCACTCTGTTACCAACGATAATATCATTATCAATGTCTTCAATAGCTTGGATGAGCCTTTTCTCCTCTCCTG GAATGGGATTCAACAGAGAAGGAACTCGTATGAAGACGGTGTGTACGGAACAACTTGCCCCATTCCTCCAGGGAAGAACTTCACTTACATTCTTCAAATGAAAGATCAGATCGGAAGTTTCTATTACTTCCCTTCTCTTGGCTTCCATAAGGCCGCCGGTGGTTTTGGTGGGATCAGAATTCTTAGCCGTCCTCGGATTCCTGTTCCGTTCCCGGATCCTGCCGGCGATTATACAGTCCTCATCGGTGACTGGTACCAAGCTAATCATACG ACGTTGAGGGCCCAATTAGACAATGGCTCAATGCTTCCTCTCCCCGATGGAATCCTCATCAATGGTCGTGGACCCAATAGAACTGCCTCAATCAACGTGGAACAAG GAAAAACTTACAGGCTGAGGATTTCAAACGTGGGACTTCAAAGTTCTCTAAACTTCCGAATTCAAGGCCACAGAATGAAGGTGGTGGAAGTTGAAGGCACCCATACCCTCCAAACGGAATTCTCTTCCCTTGACGTTCACGTAGGCCAATCTTATTCCGTTCTTGTCACTGCGGATCAGCCCGCTCAGGACTTCTACATTGTGGTTTCTTCTCGCTTTACTACTCCCATCCTCACCACCACCGCTATTCTCCGTTATGCCAACTCCGCCGGCTCCGTCCAAGGGCCGCCTCCTGGTGGCCCAACTATCCAAATCGATTGGTCCCTCAACCAAGCTCGAGCCATCAG AACCAATCTTACAGCCAGTGGGCCACGGCCGAACCCACAAGGGTCGTATCACTATGGTATGATAAACACGACCAGAACCATTGTACTGTCGAACTCAGCCGGAATTGTGAACGGGAAGCAAAGATACGCCGTGAATAGCGTGTCATTTATTCCAGCAGACACTCCGCTGAAGGTGGCAGACTTTTTCAAAATAGGAGGAGTTTTCCGGGTGGGAAGCATTTCCGACTGGCCAAACGGTGGAGGAATCTATCAAGACACCTCTGTTATGGGCGCCGATTACAGAGCTTTTGTCGAAATCGTTTTTCAGAACAACGAAGACCTCATTCAGAGCTGGCATTTTGATGGCTACTCCTTCTTCGTTGTTGG TATGGATGGAGGGCAATGGACATCGAATAGCAGAAACCAATACAATCTACGAGACGCAATTGCACGCTGTACTGTTCAG GTGTATCCAAAGTCATGGAGTGCAATATATGTGGCGCTAGACAACGTTGGAATGTGGAATATAAGGTCAGAATTTTGGGCAAGGCAATACTTAGGACAACAATTTTACTTGAGAGTTTACACTCCATCAACGTCATTAAGAGATGAGTACCCAATTCCAAAGAATGCTCTTCTTTGTGGAAGAGCCACTGGCAGAAGAACCAGGCCACTCTAA
- the LOC103488373 gene encoding cytoplasmic tRNA 2-thiolation protein 1 isoform X1 codes for MEEAGPKPKRPVSSLCCLCNNRKAALKRPKTLQQICRECFYEVFEEEIHQVIVKNQLFRPGERIAVGASGGKDSTVLAYVLSELNQRHNYGLDLFLLSVDEGITGYRDDSLETVKRNEIQYGLPLQIVSYKDLYGWTMDEIVKMIGLKNNCTFCGVFRRQALDRGAAWLKVDKLATGHNADDMAETVLLNILRGDIARLSRCTAIITGEDGPIPRCKPFKYTYEKEIVMYAYFKKLDYFSTECIYSPNAYRGFAREFIKDLERIRPRAILDIIKSGEDFRISTSTKMPEQGTCERCGYISSQKWCKACVLLEGLNRGLPKLGIGRSRGLDSEGKKETIGSNNVHTRSIESKQCGSLDF; via the exons ATGGAGGAAGCCGGTCCCAAACCCAAGAGGCCCGTCTCGTCCCTTTGTTGTTTATGCAACAACAGGAAAGCTGCTCTCAAGAGGCCCAAAACCCTCCAACag ATATGCAGAGAATGTTTCTATGAGGTCTTTGAGGAGGAGATTCATCAAGTTATTGTGAAGAATCAGTTGTTCAGACCTGGGGAACGCATTGCTGTTGGTGCATCTGGTGGAAAAG ATTCTACCGTTCTTGCTTATGTGTTATCAGAACTGAATCAGCGGCACAATTatggtttagatctctttcttttatcagtTGATGAGGGCATCACTGGATACAGAGATGACTCCCTTGAAACTgtgaaaagaaatgaaattcaG TATGGATTGCCACTACAAATTGTATCATACAAGGATTTATATGGATGGACAATGGACGAGATAGTGAAAATGATCGGTTTGAAGAATAATTGCACCTTTTGTGGAGTTTTCCGTCGACAG GCTCTTGATAGAGGTGCTGCATGGTTGAAAGTAGACAAGCTTGCCACAGGGCACAATGCAGATGATATGGCTGAAACAGTTCTATTAAATATATTACGAGGTGATATTGCAAG ATTGAGTAGATGTACTGCAATAATTACCGGTGAAGATGGACCAATTCCAAGATGCAAACCTTTCAAATACACATATGAAAAGGAGATCGTAAT GTATGCTTACTTTAAGAAGCTGGACTACTTCTCCACCGAGT GCATTTATTCTCCCAATGCTTATCGTGGTTTTGCTCGTGAATTTATTAAGGATTTGGAACGAATCAG ACCTAGGGCCATTCTTGACATCATTAAATCTGGCGAGGATTTCAGGATTTCCACTTCAACAAAAATGCCTGAGCAAGGGACGTGTGAACGATGTGGCTACATTTCAAGCCAG AAATGGTGTAAAGCTTGTGTTCTGCTCGAGGGCCTAAACCGAGGTTTACCAAAGCTGGGTATTGGGCGCAGTCGGGGGCTTGATAGCGAGGGGAAGAAGGAAACCATTGGAAGTAATAATGTACATACGAGAAGCATTGAGAGCAAACAATGTGGCTCTTTAGATTTCTGA
- the LOC103488373 gene encoding cytoplasmic tRNA 2-thiolation protein 1 isoform X2, with the protein MEEAGPKPKRPVSSLCCLCNNRKAALKRPKTLQQICRECFYEVFEEEIHQVIVKNQLFRPGERIAVGASGGKDSTVLAYVLSELNQRHNYGLDLFLLSVDEGITGYRDDSLETVKRNEIQYGLPLQIVSYKDLYGWTMDEIVKMIGLKNNCTFCGVFRRQALDRGAAWLKVDKLATGHNADDMAETVLLNILRGDIARLSRCTAIITGEDGPIPRCKPFKYTYEKEIVILRSWTTSPPSAFILPMLIVVLLVNLLRIWNESDLGPFLTSLNLARISGFPLQQKCLSKGRVNDVATFQARNGVKLVFCSRA; encoded by the exons ATGGAGGAAGCCGGTCCCAAACCCAAGAGGCCCGTCTCGTCCCTTTGTTGTTTATGCAACAACAGGAAAGCTGCTCTCAAGAGGCCCAAAACCCTCCAACag ATATGCAGAGAATGTTTCTATGAGGTCTTTGAGGAGGAGATTCATCAAGTTATTGTGAAGAATCAGTTGTTCAGACCTGGGGAACGCATTGCTGTTGGTGCATCTGGTGGAAAAG ATTCTACCGTTCTTGCTTATGTGTTATCAGAACTGAATCAGCGGCACAATTatggtttagatctctttcttttatcagtTGATGAGGGCATCACTGGATACAGAGATGACTCCCTTGAAACTgtgaaaagaaatgaaattcaG TATGGATTGCCACTACAAATTGTATCATACAAGGATTTATATGGATGGACAATGGACGAGATAGTGAAAATGATCGGTTTGAAGAATAATTGCACCTTTTGTGGAGTTTTCCGTCGACAG GCTCTTGATAGAGGTGCTGCATGGTTGAAAGTAGACAAGCTTGCCACAGGGCACAATGCAGATGATATGGCTGAAACAGTTCTATTAAATATATTACGAGGTGATATTGCAAG ATTGAGTAGATGTACTGCAATAATTACCGGTGAAGATGGACCAATTCCAAGATGCAAACCTTTCAAATACACATATGAAAAGGAGATCGTAAT TTTAAGAAGCTGGACTACTTCTCCACCGAGT GCATTTATTCTCCCAATGCTTATCGTGGTTTTGCTCGTGAATTTATTAAGGATTTGGAACGAATCAG ACCTAGGGCCATTCTTGACATCATTAAATCTGGCGAGGATTTCAGGATTTCCACTTCAACAAAAATGCCTGAGCAAGGGACGTGTGAACGATGTGGCTACATTTCAAGCCAG AAATGGTGTAAAGCTTGTGTTCTGCTCGAGGGCCTAA